Proteins encoded by one window of Arachis hypogaea cultivar Tifrunner chromosome 1, arahy.Tifrunner.gnm2.J5K5, whole genome shotgun sequence:
- the LOC112749403 gene encoding uncharacterized protein: MGGLFFLYGQGGCGKIFLWSTISYSIRFKGGIVLNIASSGIAALLLPNGRTAHLRFKIPLAINEDSLCNIKQRSPLARLISKAKLIIWDEAPMISKYCFETLDKCLRDILRCSDSYNAHLPFGGKVAVLGEDFRQILLVIPRGSKQDIIQSFINSSYLWHNCKVLKLTKNMRLLLGENNNIQELKNFGEWLLKIGDGLAGDTTDGKSIVHIPSDILIKNSETALDDLINFVYPDMLSNLSVENYFKDRAILVPTLDCVTDVNNKMTAGLPGQERVYLSSDFVCAEEGNMEFELDAFSPEILNGINCSGLPPHKLVLKIGAPFMLLRNINQTNSLCNGTRMQVRRMGNHVIECKTLTGNKAGSIVLIPRLNLIPNNETLPVRFQRRQFPIIMSFAMTINKSQGQTLSKVGIYLPRPVFTYGQLYVALSRVTSKDSLRVLL; the protein is encoded by the coding sequence ATGGGTGGACTTTTCTTCTTATACGGTCAAGGTGGTTGTGGAAAAATATTCTTATGGTCAACTATATCATACTCAATTAGGTTTAAAGGAGGTATAGTTTTAAATATTGCCTCGAGTGGGATTGCTGCACTTTTGTTGCCTAATGGAAGAACTGCACATTTAAGGTTTAAAATTCCTTTGGCCATAAATGAGGATTCTTTGTGTAACATTAAACAGAGAAGTCCTCTTGCAAGGTTAATATCCAAAGCCAAATTAATCATATGGGATGAAGCTCCAATGATAAGTAAGTATTGTTTCGAAACTTTAGACAAATGCCTCAGAGACATCTTAAGGTGCTCAGATTCGTATAATGCTCATTTGCCATTTGGAGGTAAAGTTGCTGTTCTTGGAGAAGATTTTAGACAAATTTTACTTGTGATTCCCAGAGGTTCAAAGCAAGATATAATTCAGTCTTTTATTAATTCTTCATATTTGTGGCATAACTGTAAGGTTTTGAAGCTTACAAAAAACATGAGATTGTTACTAGGTGAAAACAACAACATACAAGAACTCAAAAATTTTGGAGAATGGCTACTTAAAATTGGTGATGGTTTGGCTGGTGATACAACAGATGGTAAATCGATCGTTCATATACCATCTGACATTTTGATTAAGAACTCTGAGACAGCTTTGGATGACCTCATTAATTTTGTATATCCAGATATGTTATCCAATTTATCCGTTGAAAATTATTTCAAGGATAGAGCAATCCTTGTACCAACTTTAGATTGTGTCACTGATGTCAACAACAAGATGACTGCAGGGTTACCTGGACAAGAAAGAGTATACTTAAGTTCAGACTTTGTGTGTGCTGAAGAGGGAAATATGGAATTTGAGTTAGATGCTTTCTCACCGGAGATTCTAAATGGAATAAATTGTTCAGGTCTACCACCACACAAGTTGGTTCTGAAGATTGGCGCTCCTTTTATGTTGCTGCGGAATATAAACCAAACTAATAGTTTGTGCAATGGAACGAGGATGCAAGTTAGAAGAATGGGAAATCATGTGATAGAATGCAAGACTTTAACTGGTAACAAAGCTGGAAGTATTGTTCTTATCCCAAGACTGAATCTAATTCCAAATAATGAAACATTGCCGGTCAGGTTTCAAAGAAGACAATTTCCAATTATCATGTCATTTGCAATGACAATAAATAAGTCTCAAGGACAAACTCTATCGAAAGTTGGAATTTACCTTCCAAGGCCAGTTTTCACCTATGGTCAATTGTATGTTGCGTTATCAAGGGTAACGAGTAAAGATAGTCTGCGAGTGCTGTTGTAA
- the LOC112749483 gene encoding protein FAR1-RELATED SEQUENCE 6-like encodes MKFSTPVGASNNTLTNSTQGDEELSTGEVVIQEQEGSKGDKVIDVIVMSKDELELRHEAKKVGFVTKVRNTNFDKMQKESKIPVNQFLHCTREGYRESRVKAATRTNRITATRCRVRMYVMLDREKECWVVYRLELRHSHPCLAKKAVRYHEYRELTMHAKCVITDNNEADIRPNKTYLVLSNEEINPSFFYTIDVDDANKFKSALWVDTRHGLPFASFVSVNHHEKSTLFGCALLGSEEIPNFEWVFTQWVRCIRTTLRGLITDQCKAMTGAIRKVLSDIVHRCALEAVIMFCLSDTLMFFFFGRPYANRWKWVPIFFKSEFWASMRSTQWSESMHAFYGGFLHCKSRLVQFVHEYDNVLGNKEQKELEDDAADSKGVIPCIGSTAIERQFYQEYTSNMFNHTGSTITT; translated from the exons ATGAAGTTTTCAACTCCGGTGGGCGCATCGAACAACACATTGACCAATTCAACCCAAGGCGATGAAGAATTGAGTACGGGAGAAGTTGTTATTCAAGAGCAAGAGGGGTCTAAG GGCGACAAAGTTATCGACGTCATTGTGATGAGTAAGGATGAGTTGGAATTGAGACACGAG GCAAAGAAAGTGGGGTTCGTAACCAAAGTCAGGAACACGAATTTCGACAAGATGCAGAAGGAATCAAAGATACCTGTTAATCAATTTCTTCACTGCACACGAGAGGGTTATCGGGAATCTCGGGTTAAGGCAGCAACTCGGACAAACAGAATAACAGCCACGAGATGCAGAGTAAGGATGTATGTTATGCTGGACAGGGAGAAGGAATGTTGGGTTGTGTATAGGTTAGAATTGAGGCATTCTCACCCCtgtttggctaagaaagctgtccGCTATCATGAGTATAGGGAGttgaccatgcatgctaagtgcgtCATTACGGATAACAATGAGGCTGACATAAGACCCAACAAGACGTATCTAGTACTGTCAAACGAG GAGATCAATCCCAGCTTCTTTTATACCATAGATGTTGACGATGCTAATAAATTTAAGAGTGCACTCTGGGTAGATACAAG GCATGGTCTACCGTTTGCATCATTTGTCAGTGTAAACCACCATGAGAAGTCTACTCTTTTTGGCTGTGCTTTACTTGGGAGCGAGGAGATCCCTAATTTTGAGTGGGTGTTCACGCAGTGGGTGAGATGCATCAGGACTACGCTAAGGGGGCTCATCACTGACCAGTGCAAGGCAATGACTGGTGCTATTAGGAAGGTCCTATCCGATATTGTCCACCGATG TGCTTTGGAAGCTGTCATCATGTTTTGTCTAAGCGACActcttatgttttttttttttggcagacCTTATGCGAATCGATGGAAGTGGGTTCCAATATTCTTCAAGAGTGAATTTTGGGCCAGCATGAGGAGTACACAGTGGAGTGAAAGTATGCATGCATTTTACGGGGGCTTTCTGCATTGCAAGAGTAGGTTGGTTCAGTTCGTCCATGAATACGACAATGTGCTTGGAAACAAAGAGCAGAAGGAGTTGGAAGATGATGCTGCGGACTCGAAAGGAGTCATCCCATGTATAGGGAGCACAGCCATTGAGAGACAGTTTTACCAGGAATACACCAGTAATATGTTCAACCACACGGGGTCAACCATAACTACCTAG
- the LOC112697123 gene encoding uncharacterized protein has protein sequence MAEPTASVTLLIASWLTPSSLFIFVNLVIGTIAITSRFTSSPNNRIQEHELQHPFTRSPSLLQRVRSFRLTHQYTYDTTPSTAEPGEFTQPQLVRTSSLLERVRSFNFSLHKHETTETSHAEKTDHNQSQAQAQAQTNQPESEEPEKPKEVPQLRRTPSLLQRLQSMNFSRLYRGEEEPEPAEASGSGSDPSRKDAEMRKSASERGHSERVEDEESVERRRPATTRESTGEDEEVDAKADDFINRFKKQLRLQRVDSILRYREMLRGN, from the coding sequence ATGGCAGAACCAACAGCTTCAGTGACGCTTCTCATAGCCAGCTGGTTAACACCTTCTTCCCTCTTCATCTTTGTCAACCTCGTCATTGGCACCATTGCCATCACCTCCCGCTTCACCTCCTCCCCCAACAACCGAATTCAAGAACATGAACTCCAACACCCTTTCACTCGCTCACCCTCCCTCCTGCAACGAGTCAGATCCTTCAGACTCACTCATCAATACACCTACGACACAACGCCGAGTACTGCCGAACCCGGCGAGTTCACTCAGCCTCAACTCGTTCGAACATCCTCGCTTTTGGAACGagtcaggtccttcaatttcagcctcCACAAACACGAAACCACGGAAACATCACATGCAGAAAAAACAGATCATAACCAGTCCCAGGCCCAGGCCCAGGCCCAAACCAACCAACCGGAATCCGAAGAGCCGGAGAAACCGAAAGAAGTACCGCAGCTGAGACGAACTCCGTCGCTGTTGCAGCGCCTTCAGTCTATGAACTTCTCGCGCCTCTACAGAGGAGAAGAAGAACCCGAACCAGCCGAGGCAAGTGGTTCGGGTTCGGATCCGAGTCGGAAGGATGCTGAGATGAGGAAATCAGCGAGCGAGAGGGGGCATAGCGAGCGGGTGGAGGATGAGGAGTCGGTGGAGAGGCGGAGGCCGGCGACGACGAGGGAGTCGACGGGTGAAGACGAGGAGGTGGACGCGAAAGCGGACGATTTCATAAACAGGTTCAAGAAGCAGCTGAGGCTGCAGAGGGTTGATTCCATTCTCCGTTACAGAGAGATGCTCAGAGGAAACTGA